One part of the Georgfuchsia toluolica genome encodes these proteins:
- a CDS encoding DUF2249 domain-containing protein, whose translation MSKTPSFKTTIDVRSIAPRERHPLIFGSFDELAAGEALLLINDHDPKPLFYQFQAESKEKFTWDYLESGPEVWQVKIGKPDTTATPTTARSSSN comes from the coding sequence ATGAGCAAGACACCCAGCTTCAAAACCACCATCGATGTTCGTTCCATTGCGCCGCGCGAGCGTCATCCGCTGATTTTCGGCAGCTTCGACGAGCTTGCCGCCGGAGAGGCGCTGTTGCTGATCAACGATCACGATCCCAAACCGCTCTTCTACCAGTTCCAGGCCGAATCGAAAGAGAAGTTCACTTGGGATTACCTGGAAAGCGGCCCCGAAGTCTGGCAGGTGAAAATCGGCAAGCCCGATACCACTGCCACACCCACCACCGCGCGGAGCAGTTCGAACTGA
- a CDS encoding ferredoxin--NADP reductase: MNVIAESATEILRQNPGEKWTTEKVLSIRYWTSTLLSFRTTRNRDFRFTPGHYARLGLGFGDDTVWRPFSMVSAAGDDYLEFIAVLVPGGAFSEQLGRLRVGDEVKIEKSSYGFLTVDQLAPGRDLWLLASGTGIGPFLSILRDPLPWRTFEQLIVVHSVRHSAELVYRDEIAAIPNEALLTGGGARLSYLPVITREPGASPLADRIPRLLAAGRLEQSAGVPLSVADSRLMICGNPELARELRQLLSSRSFASSRRGVSGQMAFEKYW, translated from the coding sequence ATGAACGTCATCGCTGAATCGGCCACTGAGATTCTTCGACAGAACCCTGGGGAGAAATGGACGACTGAGAAGGTGCTGTCGATTCGTTACTGGACGTCGACACTGCTGTCCTTCCGCACCACGCGCAATCGCGACTTTCGCTTTACGCCCGGACACTATGCGCGCCTCGGGCTAGGTTTCGGCGACGATACGGTCTGGCGCCCTTTTTCGATGGTGTCCGCTGCCGGCGACGATTATCTGGAATTCATCGCCGTGCTGGTGCCGGGTGGCGCCTTTTCGGAACAACTCGGCAGACTGCGCGTCGGCGACGAGGTAAAAATCGAAAAGTCCAGTTATGGCTTTCTCACCGTTGACCAATTGGCGCCGGGCCGGGATCTCTGGCTGCTGGCCAGCGGCACGGGAATTGGTCCGTTTCTCTCGATATTGCGCGATCCGCTGCCGTGGCGGACGTTCGAACAATTAATCGTGGTCCATAGCGTGCGCCATTCTGCCGAACTCGTGTATCGCGACGAAATTGCCGCAATCCCAAATGAAGCGTTGTTGACTGGCGGCGGGGCGCGGCTTAGCTATCTTCCTGTCATCACTCGCGAACCCGGCGCGAGCCCGCTTGCGGATCGCATCCCGCGACTTCTTGCCGCTGGTCGTCTGGAACAGTCGGCGGGGGTACCGCTCAGCGTCGCCGATTCGCGCCTGATGATCTGCGGCAACCCGGAACTGGCTCGCGAGCTACGGCAGCTGCTGAGTTCACGCAGCTTCGCCAGTAGTCGCCGCGGCGTGTCCGGCCAGATGGCTTTCGAAAAATATTGGTAG
- a CDS encoding DUF6448 family protein, which produces MNFHQISTKASALAAISMALLFAAPASAHCDGVDGPVVKAAQQALDTGNVNRVLIWVQHTDEAQIKDAFRKTLEVRKLNPSARELADNYFFETLVRVHRAGEGAPYTGIKPAGRDLGPAIPAGDKALETGSVEPVVKLLTERVQKGLREQFNAVISKKNFNRDDVAAGREFIEAYVEYIHYVERLYEVTKEPAKGHYSEAGAHAHAD; this is translated from the coding sequence ATGAATTTTCATCAAATCAGCACCAAAGCTTCAGCCTTGGCGGCAATCTCAATGGCATTACTGTTCGCGGCTCCAGCATCAGCACATTGCGATGGCGTGGATGGACCTGTAGTCAAGGCAGCGCAACAAGCGCTCGACACGGGAAATGTGAATCGCGTGCTGATCTGGGTGCAACATACGGACGAAGCGCAGATCAAGGACGCATTTCGCAAGACGCTCGAGGTCAGAAAGTTGAATCCCTCGGCCAGGGAACTGGCTGACAATTACTTCTTCGAGACCCTGGTGCGCGTGCATCGAGCTGGAGAAGGGGCGCCTTACACCGGAATCAAACCTGCCGGCCGCGATCTTGGTCCCGCCATTCCCGCAGGCGATAAGGCACTTGAGACGGGTTCTGTGGAACCGGTAGTCAAGCTGCTCACGGAGAGAGTTCAAAAAGGCCTGCGCGAACAATTCAATGCTGTGATTTCCAAAAAGAATTTCAACAGGGACGACGTTGCGGCCGGGCGGGAATTTATTGAAGCCTACGTCGAGTACATCCACTATGTTGAACGGCTCTACGAAGTAACTAAAGAACCCGCTAAAGGCCATTATTCCGAGGCCGGGGCGCATGCACATGCGGATTAA
- a CDS encoding cupin domain-containing protein gives MAIPHAASGELIDVRPLGANLRQTSSSTLVRADHLEVFRLVLPAGKAAPDHKASGAITIQCLEGALEFEAHGRTQILRTGSMVYLSDAEPHAVKALEDSSLLVTILLRRA, from the coding sequence ATGGCCATCCCCCACGCGGCATCCGGTGAATTGATAGATGTTCGTCCACTTGGCGCGAATCTGCGTCAGACGTCTTCAAGTACGCTGGTCAGGGCAGATCACCTCGAGGTCTTTCGGCTGGTGTTGCCGGCCGGCAAGGCGGCTCCTGATCACAAAGCGTCCGGTGCGATCACAATTCAGTGCCTGGAAGGAGCGCTGGAGTTCGAGGCCCACGGGCGAACACAGATACTTCGTACAGGAAGCATGGTCTACCTATCCGACGCAGAGCCGCATGCAGTCAAAGCGCTGGAAGATTCCTCGCTTCTGGTTACCATTCTGCTGAGGCGTGCGTGA
- a CDS encoding hemerythrin domain-containing protein, with protein MANEIAKLKEEHGNFRKLLNLLETQLSLFHHEEQPDYQLMTDILHYMIRYPDHFHHPREDVIFSCLLERDSHAARSVEELARQHRVIAESGTRLHENLESVIAGALMPRQMIEAPGLLYITYYRTHMDREENNLFVLAEQLLRDEDWKTINAKTQSEPDPLFGRDVEERYCAVCHHIAQAVDSGRMS; from the coding sequence ATGGCAAATGAAATTGCGAAATTAAAGGAAGAACATGGGAACTTCAGAAAACTGCTTAATTTGCTCGAGACGCAGTTGAGTCTATTTCACCACGAAGAGCAGCCTGATTACCAGCTCATGACTGACATACTGCATTACATGATCCGCTATCCCGATCATTTTCATCATCCAAGGGAGGATGTCATTTTTTCATGTCTTTTGGAGCGCGATTCCCACGCAGCGCGAAGCGTCGAAGAACTTGCCAGGCAACATCGCGTGATCGCGGAGTCCGGAACTCGTCTTCACGAAAACCTGGAGAGCGTCATCGCGGGCGCGCTTATGCCGCGACAGATGATAGAAGCGCCCGGCCTCCTGTATATCACTTACTACCGCACCCATATGGACAGGGAGGAAAATAACCTTTTTGTATTGGCTGAACAGCTGCTGCGCGACGAGGACTGGAAGACGATCAACGCCAAAACCCAATCCGAGCCGGATCCTCTATTCGGCAGGGACGTCGAGGAACGCTATTGTGCGGTGTGCCACCATATCGCCCAGGCAGTCGATAGCGGTCGCATGAGCTGA
- a CDS encoding NnrS family protein, producing MLHSEGHPDSARLRRRIAGYSIFFPLATAYAIFVLPASVFAILGLTDAFPALASSTGHAHEMLFGFALAVVAGNQLGPMAIPRLVLLAGLWVIARAAFLCAPQSMTAAAANIAFVALLAMQLVPRLSSAAKKWRNQALPLVLVTICISGIAFQLARHAGFAGTEHAVPIMVVLLLALLMLFMGGRIIAATVAVQFYRQGGNLVARVQPRIEGGLIIAMVVAIVASLCDNRSPFALLAAAATIIAGALAAVRLLRWRLWGLRGRPDLLCLAAGYAWLAIGLMLYGAALAEGRYQLAALHIITVGALGTLTLNVMAMTWTLKARQDPSRARVRIGATILIGTAVLARELAALDPQPLLVIASMIWSSAFVLLLIFFVRLHSRAPAANPEPHCQTSSKDRSR from the coding sequence TTGCTACACTCTGAAGGGCATCCTGACAGCGCACGTCTGCGTCGACGAATTGCTGGTTACTCGATCTTCTTCCCGCTGGCGACGGCCTACGCGATTTTCGTTTTGCCCGCCTCGGTGTTCGCGATCCTCGGGCTCACGGATGCATTTCCAGCGCTGGCATCCTCAACCGGACACGCGCACGAGATGCTGTTCGGTTTTGCGCTGGCCGTGGTAGCGGGCAACCAGCTCGGCCCTATGGCGATACCGCGTCTGGTGCTGCTGGCGGGACTGTGGGTAATCGCGCGCGCAGCGTTTCTCTGTGCCCCCCAAAGCATGACTGCGGCTGCGGCGAATATCGCGTTCGTTGCGCTGCTGGCCATGCAACTCGTACCGCGACTGTCCAGCGCCGCAAAAAAGTGGCGCAATCAAGCGCTGCCCCTGGTGCTGGTGACTATTTGCATCAGCGGCATCGCGTTTCAGCTTGCTCGGCATGCGGGCTTCGCTGGCACCGAGCACGCCGTACCCATCATGGTAGTTTTACTTCTTGCCCTATTGATGCTGTTCATGGGCGGACGAATTATTGCGGCAACGGTCGCCGTCCAGTTCTATCGGCAAGGGGGTAACCTCGTCGCCCGCGTGCAGCCGCGTATCGAAGGTGGGTTAATCATTGCCATGGTGGTCGCCATCGTGGCGTCGCTGTGCGACAACCGGTCACCGTTCGCCTTGTTGGCAGCCGCGGCGACGATCATCGCTGGAGCGCTCGCTGCGGTGCGCCTGTTGCGCTGGCGCCTATGGGGGCTGCGTGGCAGGCCAGACTTATTGTGCCTCGCTGCGGGTTACGCATGGCTCGCCATCGGCCTGATGCTGTACGGCGCCGCGCTCGCCGAAGGCCGTTACCAGCTCGCCGCGCTGCATATTATTACGGTGGGTGCCCTCGGCACGCTTACACTCAATGTGATGGCCATGACGTGGACGCTCAAGGCGCGGCAGGATCCTTCACGGGCCCGCGTGCGGATTGGGGCGACCATCCTGATTGGCACGGCGGTGCTGGCACGGGAACTGGCGGCGCTTGATCCGCAACCGCTGCTCGTGATTGCATCGATGATATGGAGCAGCGCATTCGTCTTGTTGCTAATATTCTTCGTGCGCCTTCACAGCCGTGCACCCGCAGCCAATCCAGAACCTCATTGCCAGACGTCGTCCAAGGATCGCTCACGATGA
- a CDS encoding cytochrome P450 produces MNKKSQYDWDPRSDAVLNDPIAAYDEMRARCPVAYSEYLNWSLFKHEDVVRVLNDPQSFSNVVSSYLSVPNGMDPPEHTEYRQIIETYFSPQRMETFAPVCRNIANNLVKELPKGGETELTAVLAQPFALKIQCAFLGWPASLHEPLRHWIRKNHAATLRKDKAAMDDVALEFDGYIKGLLDVRRKAGVNAPDDITASLLGEKVGKRQLDDEEIVSILRNWTVGELGTIAACVGILAHYLAEHAEIQKLLREQMSLLPIAIDEILRIHAPLIANRRMITKPVEIGGQKLEVGDRITLLWASANRDEAIFGDPDEFRLDRDQKKNLLYGAGIHICPGAPLARLELCSVMEALLSHTTRIALVPGNAPVNAIYPGSGFSSLPLWIQ; encoded by the coding sequence ATGAATAAAAAATCACAATACGATTGGGATCCAAGGTCTGACGCTGTTCTGAATGATCCTATTGCTGCGTATGATGAAATGCGCGCCCGTTGTCCGGTGGCTTACAGCGAGTATTTGAACTGGTCCTTGTTCAAACACGAAGACGTGGTACGGGTGCTTAATGATCCCCAATCTTTCAGCAATGTCGTATCCAGCTATCTTTCTGTGCCCAATGGCATGGATCCGCCTGAGCATACCGAATACAGGCAGATTATCGAAACCTATTTCAGCCCGCAACGGATGGAGACCTTTGCTCCGGTATGCCGAAACATTGCAAACAATCTGGTTAAGGAATTGCCCAAAGGCGGGGAGACCGAGCTGACGGCGGTACTTGCCCAGCCTTTTGCCTTAAAAATCCAATGTGCGTTTTTGGGGTGGCCAGCATCGCTGCACGAGCCACTACGCCACTGGATACGCAAGAACCATGCGGCCACCCTACGCAAAGACAAAGCCGCCATGGACGATGTGGCTCTCGAATTCGACGGCTACATCAAAGGCTTGTTGGATGTGCGCCGCAAGGCCGGCGTGAACGCGCCTGATGACATTACGGCCAGCCTGCTCGGGGAAAAGGTAGGAAAGCGGCAGCTTGATGATGAAGAAATTGTCAGCATTCTGCGCAACTGGACCGTAGGCGAGCTAGGCACGATTGCCGCCTGCGTAGGAATCCTGGCTCACTATCTGGCCGAGCACGCCGAAATCCAAAAACTGTTGCGGGAGCAAATGTCGTTATTGCCGATAGCAATTGACGAGATTTTGAGGATTCATGCTCCGCTCATTGCCAACCGCCGGATGATCACCAAGCCCGTCGAAATTGGTGGACAAAAGCTGGAGGTTGGTGATCGCATAACTCTTCTTTGGGCTTCGGCCAACCGGGACGAAGCCATCTTTGGGGATCCTGATGAGTTCCGACTCGACCGCGATCAGAAAAAAAACCTGCTGTATGGTGCCGGCATCCATATTTGTCCGGGTGCGCCGCTGGCCCGACTGGAATTGTGCAGCGTCATGGAAGCGTTGCTGAGCCATACCACACGCATTGCCCTGGTACCGGGCAATGCGCCCGTGAACGCAATCTACCCCGGTAGCGGATTTTCTTCTTTGCCCCTGTGGATTCAATGA
- the hemN gene encoding oxygen-independent coproporphyrinogen III oxidase, whose product MSKSVAPTIRVTPDLLRKYDRPGPRYTSYPTAVEFNPAYDASAYFDSLHDAAMRPDDPLSLYLHLPFCEHRCTFCGCNVVITQHREVLQKYLSYLYRELREVARRLGQRRKIVQYHWGGGTPTYLKIEEIRALHRVVTECFEVLPDAEAAIEVDPRVTSREQISLLRSLGFNRLSMGVQDFDPEVQAIINRNQTEYQTRELFAHSRSVGFPSINVDLIYGLPLQKPETFAKTLDTVIELRADRVAVYSYAHVPWLRTQQKGFDPALLPSAEQKLELFCLAREAFLQAGYCQIGMDHFSLPEDELAKAVETRTLSRNFMGYTVKAAPDMIGLGVSAIGDVAGSYAQNEKKLPRYYDAIEKGSLPIERGYRLSADDQIRRFVITQLMCNFHLDLRTVEERFGIVFENAFERELSELASPDGLTANGFVTVSREAVHVEPLGHLFVRNIAMLFDRYLLDKNADARIFSRTV is encoded by the coding sequence ATGTCGAAATCAGTAGCGCCTACCATTCGGGTCACGCCCGATCTGCTGCGCAAGTACGACCGACCGGGTCCTCGCTACACCTCTTATCCCACGGCCGTCGAATTCAATCCTGCCTACGACGCGTCTGCGTACTTCGACTCACTGCACGACGCGGCGATGCGCCCGGACGATCCCCTTTCGCTTTACCTGCACCTGCCATTCTGCGAGCACCGGTGCACGTTCTGCGGGTGCAACGTGGTCATTACCCAGCATCGGGAAGTATTGCAAAAATACTTGAGCTACTTGTATCGCGAGCTTCGCGAGGTGGCACGGCGACTGGGACAGCGGCGCAAGATAGTGCAGTACCACTGGGGTGGGGGTACACCGACCTATCTGAAGATTGAAGAGATACGCGCACTGCACCGTGTCGTGACCGAGTGCTTTGAAGTCCTGCCGGATGCCGAGGCGGCAATCGAGGTTGATCCTCGCGTCACCAGTCGTGAGCAGATCAGCCTCCTGCGCTCGTTAGGCTTTAACCGTCTCTCGATGGGGGTGCAGGACTTCGATCCCGAGGTTCAGGCGATCATCAACCGCAACCAGACGGAATACCAGACGCGCGAGCTCTTTGCGCACAGCCGGAGTGTCGGATTCCCATCGATCAACGTCGACCTCATTTACGGCTTGCCGTTGCAGAAGCCGGAAACCTTCGCCAAGACCCTCGATACCGTGATCGAGCTGAGGGCTGATCGCGTCGCGGTCTACTCTTATGCCCACGTGCCGTGGCTGCGGACCCAGCAAAAGGGCTTCGACCCCGCCTTGCTGCCATCGGCCGAACAAAAGCTCGAGCTGTTTTGCCTCGCGCGTGAAGCGTTTTTGCAGGCCGGTTATTGCCAGATCGGGATGGATCATTTCTCCCTACCGGAAGATGAACTGGCCAAGGCCGTCGAGACGCGCACGCTCTCGCGCAATTTTATGGGGTATACGGTCAAGGCGGCGCCAGATATGATTGGCTTGGGAGTCTCTGCAATTGGCGACGTGGCAGGTTCCTATGCCCAGAACGAGAAGAAACTCCCACGCTACTACGACGCGATTGAGAAGGGCTCGCTCCCGATCGAGCGGGGATACCGGCTCAGTGCCGACGACCAGATCCGACGCTTCGTCATCACTCAGTTGATGTGCAATTTCCATCTTGACTTGCGAACGGTCGAAGAGCGCTTCGGAATTGTGTTCGAGAATGCATTTGAGCGTGAGCTTTCGGAGCTGGCCAGCCCCGACGGCTTGACCGCGAATGGCTTTGTCACCGTGAGCCGTGAAGCAGTGCACGTGGAGCCGCTGGGGCATTTGTTCGTGCGCAATATCGCGATGCTGTTCGACCGCTACCTGCTGGACAAGAATGCCGACGCTCGGATTTTTTCAAGGACGGTCTGA
- a CDS encoding SirB2 family protein, with protein MTYSVVKLLHIACVIISIALFILREALQLQEKPWRHRMSLRIAPHVVDTVLLGSALWLAFQIHQYPFVNSWLTAKVVVLFVYILLARQALGEHTQHRLAYFFSALLSVAYIVGVAISHSPTWGVL; from the coding sequence ATGACCTACTCCGTCGTTAAACTGCTACACATCGCCTGCGTCATTATCAGCATTGCGCTGTTTATTCTGCGCGAAGCCCTGCAGTTACAAGAAAAGCCTTGGCGTCACCGGATGTCGCTGCGCATCGCACCCCATGTGGTCGACACAGTCCTGCTTGGATCGGCACTATGGCTTGCCTTCCAGATTCACCAGTATCCCTTCGTGAACAGTTGGCTCACTGCCAAGGTCGTGGTCTTGTTCGTCTACATTCTGCTTGCCAGGCAGGCCTTGGGGGAGCACACACAGCACCGCCTCGCGTATTTCTTCTCAGCGCTGCTTAGCGTGGCTTATATCGTCGGTGTGGCGATCTCGCATTCGCCCACCTGGGGCGTCCTGTAG
- the serA gene encoding phosphoglycerate dehydrogenase, whose amino-acid sequence MQPRLSLDKDKLKFLLLEGIHPSAVEALKQDGYHQVETHTHAPIGAELIKAIGNAHFVGLRSRTRLTEEVLSQAPKLTAIGCFCIGTNQVDLRAAARRGIPVFNAPFSNTRSVAELVLGEIIMLLRNIPEKNAILHREGWVKSASNSYEVRGKTLGIIGYGHIGTQIGVLAEQLGMAVIFYDIENKLALGNARPMHSLVDLLESADVISLHVPETSATQNMIAAPQIAQMRRGSCLINASRGTVVDIQALVDALESHHLQGAAVDVFPAEPKGNDEPFKSPLVRFDNVILTPHIGGSTAEAQANIGVEVVTKLIRYSNNGSTTSAVNFPEVSLPEHSGKCRLLHIHRNVPGVLARINERFSQAGINIAAQYLQTSVDVGYVVIDVDASASEIALDQLASIEGTIRCRILY is encoded by the coding sequence ATGCAGCCACGCCTCTCGCTCGACAAAGACAAACTAAAATTTCTGCTACTTGAAGGCATTCACCCTTCTGCGGTTGAAGCCCTCAAGCAGGATGGTTACCATCAGGTGGAAACGCATACCCATGCGCCCATCGGCGCAGAGTTGATCAAGGCGATCGGCAATGCGCATTTCGTTGGCTTGCGTTCTCGCACCCGTCTGACTGAAGAAGTTCTGAGTCAGGCACCGAAGCTGACCGCCATTGGATGCTTTTGCATCGGCACCAACCAGGTCGATCTGCGGGCCGCCGCACGGCGCGGTATCCCGGTCTTCAACGCCCCTTTTTCGAATACACGCAGCGTCGCTGAGCTGGTGCTTGGCGAGATCATCATGCTCTTGCGCAACATCCCGGAGAAAAACGCGATCCTGCATCGTGAAGGCTGGGTAAAGAGTGCCTCCAACTCCTATGAGGTGCGCGGAAAAACACTCGGCATTATCGGCTACGGCCATATTGGCACACAGATCGGGGTACTTGCCGAGCAACTTGGGATGGCCGTCATATTTTATGATATCGAAAACAAGCTGGCGCTGGGGAATGCCCGGCCAATGCATTCACTGGTTGACTTGCTGGAATCTGCCGATGTAATCAGCCTGCACGTGCCGGAAACCTCGGCCACGCAAAACATGATCGCGGCGCCGCAAATAGCACAGATGCGGCGCGGGAGCTGTCTGATTAATGCCTCGCGTGGTACGGTCGTCGATATTCAAGCGCTCGTCGATGCACTTGAGTCCCACCATTTACAGGGTGCTGCGGTCGACGTCTTTCCAGCGGAACCCAAGGGCAATGACGAACCTTTCAAGTCGCCATTAGTGCGATTCGATAATGTCATTCTTACTCCGCACATTGGCGGCTCGACTGCCGAAGCGCAGGCCAATATCGGTGTCGAGGTGGTAACCAAGCTGATCCGTTACAGCAATAATGGTTCAACGACATCGGCGGTAAATTTTCCCGAGGTCTCGTTGCCGGAACACAGCGGAAAGTGCCGTCTGTTGCATATTCACAGGAATGTGCCGGGGGTTCTGGCGCGGATCAACGAACGCTTTTCACAAGCAGGCATCAATATCGCCGCGCAATACCTGCAGACCAGCGTAGACGTGGGATACGTGGTGATCGATGTGGACGCCTCGGCAAGCGAAATTGCGCTCGACCAACTGGCGTCAATCGAAGGCACGATTCGTTGCAGAATTCTTTATTAA
- a CDS encoding hemerythrin domain-containing protein: protein MKRCSSLAWLSRQHHVTLVLAKHAQRTGTDSTEATRQLMAHAVEIFERELEPHFHVEEETLLPSLTAAGETDRVRRTPDEHKELRCLTSRLRAGDAASLRRFGDILEAHARFEERELFAVAESVLAPAATATLLQGR from the coding sequence ATGAAACGCTGCAGTAGCCTGGCCTGGCTTTCCCGGCAACACCATGTGACGCTGGTGCTGGCGAAGCATGCGCAGCGCACCGGCACGGACAGCACGGAGGCCACGCGCCAATTGATGGCTCATGCCGTCGAAATTTTTGAGCGTGAACTGGAGCCTCACTTTCATGTCGAGGAAGAGACGCTGCTTCCCTCATTGACGGCTGCGGGAGAAACCGATCGAGTCAGGCGCACTCCGGACGAACACAAAGAATTGCGCTGCCTGACCAGCCGGCTCAGGGCAGGAGATGCGGCAAGCCTGCGCCGCTTCGGCGACATATTGGAAGCTCACGCCAGATTCGAAGAGCGCGAACTGTTTGCGGTTGCCGAGTCGGTCCTGGCACCCGCGGCCACAGCGACCTTGTTGCAGGGGCGCTGA
- the fdxA gene encoding ferredoxin FdxA, protein MTYVVTESCIKCKYTDCVDVCPVDAFREGENFLAIDPEECIDCTLCVAECPVDAIFAEEDVPKDQYAFIRLNEELSRQWKCISATKAPLPEADLWSKVKNKLDKLIR, encoded by the coding sequence ATGACTTACGTTGTGACCGAATCCTGCATCAAATGCAAATATACGGATTGCGTCGATGTTTGCCCGGTAGACGCGTTCCGCGAAGGGGAGAACTTCCTGGCAATCGATCCCGAGGAGTGCATCGATTGCACCTTGTGCGTAGCCGAATGTCCAGTCGATGCAATTTTTGCCGAAGAGGATGTGCCGAAGGATCAGTATGCGTTTATCCGGCTCAACGAGGAACTGTCCAGGCAATGGAAATGTATTTCGGCGACCAAGGCACCTTTGCCCGAAGCAGACCTGTGGTCCAAAGTGAAAAACAAACTCGACAAGTTGATTCGCTGA
- a CDS encoding helix-turn-helix domain-containing protein — translation MNLSKTEREQLTKMTRSRTIGAAYVRRAKLILMLEDGASRDTIMESLGCDSRFIARWLSRFADERLAGMYARHPGRASKQPVAKLEARVLNMTLKKKPKDGSTHWSSRKLAAELGDVSFATVQRIWRKHGVRPHRLDIHMVSNDPDFETKAADVIGLYLNPPAHAAVFCVDEKTAIQTLDRKDRQLPQSPAASASPAEPGLVMTQAQHELRVVAPFRLDLTVSALRRLSTNMVDVLTPEREYVRVLGGAHAPVFVRVKQSGPEVLTVVLDGDAGDCAQVLPLIRRMLGVDCDLTHFNRAAKRISWLAPLADRMRGVKPPRYPTLWEACVNAIVFQQVSLFAASAIMRRLLIALAEPFEHQGLTLYKFPGVERVLEGNGDIARAVGLSANKCATLRRVGEALASGALHEEMLEERASPDAAALLRQIKGIGPWTATVILLRGLGRLDVFPMNDSSVARNLTLVSQAMSVDVAATLNTLGAQRGMLYYHLLLARLEARGEAGRPSGPPA, via the coding sequence ATGAATCTGAGTAAGACGGAGCGGGAGCAACTGACGAAGATGACACGGAGCCGCACGATCGGTGCGGCCTATGTGCGTCGAGCGAAGTTGATTCTGATGCTGGAAGACGGTGCGTCGCGGGACACGATTATGGAATCGCTGGGTTGCGATTCGCGTTTTATTGCCCGTTGGTTGAGCCGTTTCGCCGATGAACGCTTGGCGGGAATGTATGCGCGACACCCAGGGCGTGCGTCGAAGCAACCGGTGGCGAAATTGGAGGCACGGGTGCTGAATATGACACTCAAGAAAAAACCCAAGGATGGATCGACGCATTGGAGCAGCCGCAAGCTCGCTGCCGAATTGGGCGATGTCTCGTTTGCCACCGTCCAGCGTATCTGGCGCAAGCATGGTGTGCGCCCGCATCGCCTGGATATCCACATGGTATCCAACGATCCCGATTTCGAAACCAAGGCGGCGGATGTCATTGGCTTGTACCTCAACCCGCCAGCTCACGCCGCCGTCTTCTGCGTCGATGAGAAGACCGCCATACAAACCCTCGACCGTAAGGATCGGCAGTTGCCGCAGTCGCCGGCCGCATCCGCGTCGCCCGCAGAGCCGGGATTAGTTATGACGCAGGCGCAACACGAGCTCCGCGTTGTGGCACCGTTTCGACTCGACCTCACCGTAAGCGCGCTGCGGCGTCTGTCCACCAACATGGTGGACGTGCTTACCCCGGAGCGAGAATACGTTCGCGTGCTGGGCGGCGCGCATGCCCCCGTGTTCGTGCGCGTCAAGCAGAGTGGCCCCGAGGTGCTGACCGTTGTACTGGATGGAGACGCGGGCGACTGCGCCCAGGTACTCCCGCTGATCCGGCGGATGCTCGGTGTGGATTGCGATCTCACACACTTCAATCGAGCGGCGAAGCGGATTTCGTGGCTGGCGCCGCTCGCGGATCGCATGCGCGGCGTAAAGCCGCCGCGGTATCCGACCCTCTGGGAGGCGTGCGTCAACGCGATCGTGTTTCAGCAGGTGAGTCTCTTTGCAGCGAGCGCGATCATGCGCCGCCTGCTGATTGCACTTGCGGAACCGTTCGAGCACCAGGGCTTGACGCTGTATAAGTTCCCCGGCGTCGAACGCGTACTGGAAGGGAACGGAGACATCGCCCGTGCGGTTGGGCTCAGCGCTAACAAGTGTGCGACGTTGCGGCGCGTGGGCGAGGCGTTGGCGTCAGGTGCACTGCATGAGGAAATGTTGGAAGAGCGCGCCAGTCCCGATGCTGCAGCCCTGCTCCGGCAGATCAAAGGCATCGGCCCGTGGACGGCCACGGTCATCCTGCTGCGCGGACTCGGCCGGTTGGACGTGTTCCCGATGAATGACAGCAGCGTCGCGCGCAATCTCACGCTAGTCTCACAAGCCATGTCCGTCGACGTTGCGGCCACGCTGAATACGCTCGGCGCACAGCGAGGCATGCTCTATTATCATTTGCTGCTGGCTCGCCTGGAGGCACGCGGAGAGGCAGGACGGCCATCCGGTCCGCCCGCTTAG